In the Ensifer adhaerens genome, one interval contains:
- a CDS encoding DUF930 domain-containing protein — MRLFAKEWWERIGWGAPTSVALHLIIALLLLFDLPLELPKPPKEQTVSVELVPPPEVKQEKKAEQKKAEQKKGEEKKAEQPKPQPQPKLQPKQQPQPKPQPKPPQQLPQTFASAMAKTKQDNKEAELPPAAQSEDKKPEASEQAKAATEPAKVPPKKDETPVKEQKPLPTLAVPAKSPQNATEKPDEKLAATVAEAKPEPKDTKPAEAKRQEQKPPEEKPTTKPADAAAKVELKPVPSKLVEAKKLYAEKAIADPRMKQALLTLPLKARISQLCKSEALEQIRHQRPDTPPQGMVPFGPRGGFISKNRMDASGGAYHSKKVWYDVDFKCLLNEDATEVISFSIAIGGVVPKSAWETRRLGPPPD, encoded by the coding sequence ATGCGGCTTTTTGCGAAAGAATGGTGGGAACGGATAGGATGGGGCGCGCCGACGTCGGTTGCCCTGCATCTCATCATCGCCTTGCTGCTCCTGTTCGACCTGCCGCTCGAACTGCCCAAGCCGCCGAAGGAGCAGACAGTCAGCGTCGAGCTCGTTCCGCCTCCCGAGGTGAAGCAAGAGAAGAAAGCCGAACAGAAGAAAGCTGAGCAGAAGAAGGGCGAGGAGAAAAAGGCCGAACAGCCGAAGCCGCAACCGCAACCGAAGCTGCAACCAAAACAGCAGCCGCAACCAAAGCCCCAGCCCAAGCCGCCGCAGCAACTGCCCCAGACCTTCGCGTCCGCCATGGCCAAGACCAAGCAGGACAACAAGGAGGCCGAGCTTCCGCCGGCTGCGCAATCGGAGGATAAGAAGCCCGAGGCATCTGAGCAGGCAAAGGCTGCGACCGAACCGGCGAAGGTGCCACCCAAGAAGGATGAGACGCCGGTAAAAGAACAAAAGCCGTTGCCGACGCTGGCGGTGCCGGCGAAATCACCACAGAACGCCACGGAAAAGCCGGACGAGAAGCTCGCGGCGACGGTGGCCGAAGCGAAGCCCGAGCCGAAGGACACGAAGCCAGCCGAGGCCAAGCGGCAGGAACAAAAGCCGCCTGAAGAAAAGCCGACGACGAAGCCGGCCGATGCTGCTGCAAAGGTTGAACTCAAGCCGGTGCCGAGCAAATTGGTGGAGGCCAAGAAGCTCTATGCCGAAAAGGCAATTGCCGATCCGCGAATGAAGCAGGCGCTTCTCACATTGCCTCTCAAGGCGCGCATCAGCCAGCTCTGCAAATCCGAGGCGCTGGAGCAAATCCGCCACCAACGTCCGGATACTCCACCCCAAGGAATGGTACCGTTCGGTCCAAGGGGCGGGTTCATCTCGAAAAATCGCATGGATGCCAGCGGTGGTGCCTATCACAGCAAGAAGGTCTGGTACGACGTCGACTTCAAGTGCCTGCTCAACGAGGATGCGACGGAGGTGATCTCTTTCAGCATCGCCATCGGCGGCGTTGTGCCGAAGTCGGCCTGGGAGACGCGGCGCCTCGGTCCGCCTCCGGACTGA
- a CDS encoding AraC family transcriptional regulator: protein MTDALTEILRGLRLDGVEYGRCQPCAPWATSYPAQEPARFHFLASGSAHLQTPDGAWVELMPGDAVLLPRGDAHVLASKPGLPTISIRDLPKRQLCDGIVDVQCPNTDSQNLLFFAVMQFNVDRLHPLLQLMPSVMRTSDLASSEPSIPSLLDTMTREAAMQRVGSGGILARLADVLTATIIRAWVEHGCGTATGWLAAVRHPEVGRVLAAIHLDPTKDWTVPELAKLMGASRSGFAQRFADTVGETPARYVARMRMHQAHQWLREGKRVAHVANRLGYDSEASFSRAFRKIMGAPPSHSRNLIPAPEQIAS, encoded by the coding sequence ATGACTGATGCGCTGACCGAAATCCTGCGCGGACTGAGGCTCGATGGCGTGGAATATGGGCGTTGCCAGCCCTGTGCGCCATGGGCAACGTCCTATCCAGCACAGGAACCTGCGCGTTTTCACTTTCTGGCCTCAGGCTCTGCCCATCTACAAACGCCGGATGGCGCCTGGGTGGAACTGATGCCTGGCGATGCCGTGCTGCTGCCGCGCGGCGACGCGCATGTTCTCGCCAGCAAGCCCGGTTTGCCGACGATTTCGATCCGCGATCTGCCGAAGCGGCAGCTCTGCGACGGCATCGTCGATGTGCAGTGTCCCAACACGGACAGCCAGAACCTCCTGTTCTTCGCGGTGATGCAGTTCAATGTCGACCGGCTTCATCCTCTGCTGCAGCTGATGCCATCGGTCATGCGCACGAGCGATCTGGCCTCGAGTGAGCCGTCGATCCCGTCGCTGCTCGATACCATGACGCGCGAGGCGGCGATGCAGCGCGTCGGCTCTGGCGGCATCCTGGCGCGGCTTGCCGACGTGCTGACCGCTACGATCATCCGCGCCTGGGTGGAGCACGGCTGCGGCACGGCGACCGGTTGGCTTGCCGCCGTGCGCCATCCGGAGGTCGGCCGGGTACTCGCCGCCATTCATCTAGACCCCACAAAGGACTGGACGGTGCCGGAGCTTGCCAAGCTCATGGGTGCTTCGCGCTCCGGCTTCGCCCAACGCTTTGCCGACACGGTCGGCGAAACGCCGGCCCGCTACGTGGCGCGCATGCGCATGCACCAGGCCCATCAGTGGCTGCGCGAAGGAAAGCGGGTCGCCCATGTCGCTAACCGCCTCGGCTATGATTCCGAGGCCTCCTTCAGTCGCGCCTTCCGCAAGATCATGGGCGCGCCACCAAGCCATTCGCGAAATCTAATCCCCGCGCCCGAGCAGATCGCTTCGTGA
- a CDS encoding MFS transporter gives MDGIVARPTGEADEQEKPLWAAVVSLSLGVFGLVTAEFLPASLLTPMSADLGVTVGAAGQSVTTTAVVAAIAGPAIVVYTGRFDRRNVLLTLTALLIISSLIAGFASSLPMLLVARFLLGIGLGGFWALSLALAMRLVPGRLMPRAMAIIMSGVSIATVCAAPVGAWIGATLGWRYAFLLAAVVGIVTFIVQALTVPRLPPKGTTGLNTILNVLKRPAIRLGLATILLVVTGHFAGFTYVRPFLEQVPQFGVEAITAILLAFGIGGFFGNIAGGFLAERSTRLSMMSAAAGVAVTTLTLALAGALPAVAILATAAWGFAFGALPVSVQSFLSRAAGDEAEGAGAATLTTFQIAISTGAILGGLLVELQGPAGVFLFAAVAAMLGTSLVSVYRERTLQAAE, from the coding sequence ATGGATGGCATCGTCGCAAGGCCTACGGGCGAGGCGGATGAACAAGAAAAGCCGCTATGGGCGGCTGTCGTTTCCCTGTCGCTCGGGGTTTTCGGCCTGGTTACGGCGGAATTTCTGCCGGCAAGCCTTCTCACACCGATGTCAGCGGATCTCGGCGTGACGGTTGGCGCGGCGGGACAATCGGTAACAACGACTGCTGTTGTTGCCGCCATCGCCGGCCCGGCTATCGTTGTCTACACCGGACGCTTCGACCGCCGGAATGTCCTTCTGACATTGACCGCGCTCCTCATCATATCCAGCCTGATCGCAGGCTTCGCATCGAGCCTGCCGATGCTGCTTGTCGCCCGCTTCCTGCTCGGCATCGGGCTCGGCGGCTTCTGGGCCCTGTCGCTGGCGCTCGCCATGCGGCTCGTTCCCGGCCGGCTGATGCCGCGGGCGATGGCGATCATCATGTCCGGCGTGTCGATCGCAACCGTCTGCGCCGCCCCCGTCGGCGCCTGGATCGGCGCGACGCTCGGCTGGCGTTATGCCTTTCTGCTTGCCGCCGTCGTCGGCATCGTCACCTTCATCGTCCAGGCACTGACCGTTCCGCGCCTGCCGCCGAAGGGGACCACCGGTCTCAACACCATCCTCAACGTGCTGAAGCGTCCAGCGATCCGGCTTGGCCTTGCAACCATCCTGCTCGTCGTCACGGGCCACTTTGCCGGCTTCACCTATGTTCGCCCGTTCCTTGAGCAGGTGCCGCAGTTCGGCGTCGAGGCGATCACTGCAATCCTGCTCGCCTTCGGCATCGGCGGCTTCTTCGGCAACATTGCCGGCGGCTTCCTCGCCGAGCGCAGCACGCGTCTGTCGATGATGTCGGCGGCAGCCGGTGTCGCCGTCACGACCCTGACGCTGGCGCTCGCCGGCGCACTGCCCGCAGTCGCCATCCTTGCCACCGCCGCCTGGGGCTTCGCCTTCGGCGCGCTGCCGGTCAGCGTGCAGTCGTTCCTTAGCCGCGCGGCCGGCGACGAGGCCGAAGGCGCGGGTGCCGCAACTCTTACGACCTTCCAGATCGCCATCTCCACCGGCGCGATCCTCGGCGGCCTTCTCGTCGAATTGCAGGGACCGGCCGGCGTCTTCCTGTTCGCTGCGGTGGCAGCAATGCTCGGAACCTCGCTGGTCTCTGTCTACCGCGAGCGGACGCTGCAAGCCGCTGAATGA
- a CDS encoding amino acid ABC transporter substrate-binding protein codes for MQRHFTHRKLFTKSFAATAALAAGLIATSALAGETLDKIKARGVIKVGVGTTPGFFSPDSSGRWQGFFVDFGRAIAITVFNDAEKVEFTNSSPQQRLPALQSGEFDILLSGVTQTVSRAFKLGFHFGPVVFYDGQGLLVRKDLGVAKGEELDGATIGVQSGTTGELNIADFFRKTGKAFTPVTIEETGEFLKALDSGRVDALTQDATDLAAKRTQLSKPDDYVLLPERLSKEPLAPAIRAGDDQWLEIVNWTVYATIQAEEFGITKDNVDTFLKSEDPAIKRFLGVDPSLGEAIGLDPKFAYNIVKTVGNYGEIFERNVGKGTPLNFERGYNQPWTAGGLLYSPPFR; via the coding sequence ATGCAGCGACATTTCACTCACCGAAAACTTTTCACCAAATCCTTTGCCGCAACGGCAGCGCTGGCGGCTGGCCTGATCGCCACGTCAGCGCTCGCCGGTGAAACCCTCGACAAGATCAAGGCGCGCGGCGTGATCAAGGTCGGCGTCGGCACCACACCGGGTTTCTTCTCGCCCGATAGTAGCGGCCGCTGGCAGGGATTCTTCGTCGATTTCGGCCGCGCCATCGCCATCACCGTCTTCAACGACGCCGAGAAGGTCGAGTTCACCAATTCCTCGCCGCAGCAGCGACTGCCGGCCCTGCAATCCGGCGAGTTCGACATTCTGCTTTCGGGCGTGACCCAGACCGTCAGTCGCGCCTTCAAGCTCGGCTTCCACTTCGGTCCCGTCGTCTTCTACGACGGCCAGGGCCTGCTGGTACGCAAGGACCTCGGCGTAGCCAAGGGCGAGGAACTCGACGGCGCGACGATCGGCGTTCAGAGTGGCACGACCGGCGAGCTCAACATCGCCGACTTTTTCCGCAAGACCGGCAAGGCCTTCACGCCTGTCACGATCGAGGAGACGGGCGAGTTCCTGAAGGCGCTCGACAGTGGTCGCGTTGATGCGCTCACCCAGGACGCAACCGACCTTGCCGCCAAGCGCACGCAGCTTTCCAAGCCCGACGACTACGTGCTCCTGCCCGAGCGCCTGTCCAAGGAGCCCTTGGCGCCGGCAATCCGTGCCGGTGACGACCAGTGGCTCGAAATCGTCAACTGGACCGTCTACGCGACGATCCAGGCGGAAGAGTTCGGCATCACCAAGGACAATGTCGACACCTTCCTCAAAAGCGAGGATCCGGCGATCAAGCGCTTCCTCGGCGTCGACCCGTCGCTCGGCGAAGCCATCGGCCTTGATCCGAAGTTCGCCTACAACATCGTCAAGACCGTCGGCAATTACGGCGAGATTTTCGAGCGCAACGTCGGCAAGGGCACGCCGCTCAACTTCGAGCGCGGCTACAACCAGCCATGGACCGCGGGCGGTCTGCTCTATTCGCCGCCGTTCCGTTGA
- a CDS encoding autotransporter domain-containing protein, whose protein sequence is MDKNCRTAIHVTTLLLSTALPSMALALDAGDPRDPETWRTAEFNAQWGLSAIDAEYAYMLGYDGSGIRVGVVDSGLDISHPEFFGRYVEGITYDPEKPWTFVAEGHGTTVASVIAANRDGTGMHGVAPGATIVQAGASDIPGYLDTDAVNYGIRTLIDRGVKIINNSFGDGIITETTAEQFEATFSSNLSAYRYAVSRGGLLVFSAMNDGAAQPSVDAGLPYLFPELEQGWLAVVATGPTHMPNWSNECGVAMNWCLTAPGGDGATRWDPDKGVWVWANPQDNIMVAVPGGAYSRETGTSLAAPFVSGTAALAAQAFPYMTMAQIRQVLLGTATDIGLPGVDPVFGYGRVSAGRAVHGPGKFDWGDFHAVITDGESEWSNNITGAGGLIKSGDGILVMTGDSAYQGSTRVDGGILAIAGSIASGTFVDGDGMLSGDGIIRGNVDNGGAVNPGWGRRGGALTVDGNYRQSSDAWFLVNLDAPDGTSRLDVTGSADIAGNVDVRVRPENYKGDGRHTVLSALGGVTGRFEDDCGCHAFLDLSLSYDPTTVYLDVARNAVAFADLAPTRNGAAAAEAIERLGVGRPLHDLAVTLDADTASDLFGQLPGEVYGSTVTGLIENSQVIGNQMNDRLRSAFETVGAKARPIVVTDDLTTGSIAKEVQSGAWGAAFGAWGHTDGDGNAEALSRSTGGFVTGLDGLINDDWRLGFLAGYSSSSFKVDDRRSSTSSDNYHLGVYGGTQWGGLSFRSSLAYTWSDIDSSRNILSPVLVDSLAADYRAGTTQVFGELGYGLQAGRLAFEPFANLAYVNVHTDGFTEKGGAAALAVQSGSDDTTFTTLGLRLATDFELGTTKATARGLLGWRHAYGDVTPAVAEAFSGSDAFSVAGAPIARDSALVEAGVDFAVTPAATFGIAYQGQIASTAREHGVRADLTVKF, encoded by the coding sequence TTGGACAAGAACTGCCGTACCGCCATCCACGTCACAACGCTCCTGTTGTCGACCGCCTTGCCGTCCATGGCGCTCGCACTGGACGCGGGCGACCCCCGCGACCCCGAGACGTGGCGCACTGCGGAGTTCAACGCACAATGGGGACTGTCGGCGATCGACGCCGAGTATGCCTACATGCTGGGCTACGACGGCAGCGGCATCAGGGTCGGCGTGGTCGACAGCGGCCTCGACATCAGCCATCCGGAATTTTTCGGCCGCTATGTGGAGGGAATTACTTACGACCCGGAGAAACCATGGACTTTCGTGGCGGAGGGGCACGGCACAACGGTCGCCTCGGTGATCGCCGCCAATCGCGATGGGACCGGGATGCACGGGGTCGCCCCGGGCGCGACCATAGTTCAGGCAGGGGCATCGGACATACCTGGTTACCTCGACACTGATGCCGTCAACTACGGAATTCGCACACTCATCGACCGGGGCGTGAAGATCATCAACAACAGTTTTGGCGATGGCATCATTACGGAAACGACCGCCGAACAGTTTGAGGCGACGTTCTCAAGCAATCTGTCAGCCTATCGCTACGCGGTTTCGCGCGGAGGACTGCTCGTCTTTTCAGCGATGAACGACGGTGCCGCGCAACCTTCCGTGGACGCCGGTCTTCCCTACCTTTTCCCGGAACTGGAACAGGGCTGGCTCGCTGTGGTGGCGACCGGTCCGACCCATATGCCCAACTGGTCGAACGAGTGCGGCGTTGCCATGAACTGGTGCCTGACCGCGCCGGGCGGCGACGGCGCGACACGATGGGATCCAGACAAGGGCGTCTGGGTATGGGCGAACCCGCAAGACAACATCATGGTTGCGGTTCCCGGCGGTGCATACAGTAGAGAAACAGGCACATCGCTGGCCGCCCCCTTCGTATCGGGAACGGCGGCCCTGGCGGCGCAGGCCTTTCCCTATATGACGATGGCTCAGATCCGGCAGGTATTGCTGGGCACCGCCACCGATATCGGGCTTCCCGGCGTCGATCCGGTGTTCGGTTATGGCCGCGTCAGCGCCGGGCGGGCGGTGCATGGCCCGGGTAAGTTCGACTGGGGTGATTTTCACGCCGTGATTACGGACGGCGAAAGCGAGTGGTCAAACAACATCACCGGCGCGGGAGGGCTGATCAAGTCTGGCGACGGCATATTGGTGATGACCGGCGATAGCGCCTATCAGGGCTCCACGCGCGTCGATGGCGGTATCCTGGCGATTGCCGGCAGTATTGCCTCGGGGACCTTCGTTGACGGCGACGGTATGCTCTCCGGCGACGGTATCATCCGCGGCAATGTCGACAACGGCGGCGCCGTCAATCCTGGCTGGGGGCGTAGGGGCGGCGCTCTGACCGTGGACGGCAACTACCGCCAGTCAAGCGATGCGTGGTTCCTCGTCAACCTCGACGCACCAGACGGCACCAGCCGGCTCGATGTCACCGGCTCCGCTGATATTGCCGGCAACGTCGATGTGAGGGTCAGACCCGAAAATTACAAAGGCGACGGCCGCCACACCGTTCTCTCTGCGCTCGGCGGTGTGACCGGCCGCTTCGAGGACGATTGCGGCTGCCATGCCTTCCTCGACCTCTCGCTATCCTACGACCCGACCACCGTCTATCTCGACGTCGCCCGCAACGCCGTGGCCTTTGCGGACCTTGCGCCGACCCGCAACGGTGCGGCGGCTGCTGAGGCGATCGAGCGTCTCGGCGTCGGTCGGCCGCTCCATGATCTCGCGGTGACGCTCGACGCCGATACGGCCTCCGATCTTTTCGGCCAGTTGCCCGGCGAAGTCTACGGCTCGACCGTGACCGGCCTGATCGAAAACAGCCAGGTGATCGGCAACCAGATGAACGACCGGCTGCGCTCAGCCTTCGAAACGGTCGGCGCGAAGGCACGGCCGATCGTCGTAACGGATGACCTCACGACGGGGTCGATTGCGAAGGAGGTACAATCGGGCGCCTGGGGCGCGGCCTTCGGCGCCTGGGGCCATACGGATGGCGACGGCAACGCCGAGGCGCTATCGCGTTCCACCGGCGGCTTTGTCACCGGCCTGGACGGCCTCATCAACGATGACTGGAGGCTCGGTTTCCTCGCCGGCTACAGTTCGTCGAGCTTCAAGGTCGACGACCGCCGCTCGTCGACCTCCAGCGACAACTATCATCTCGGCGTCTATGGCGGCACGCAGTGGGGCGGCCTGTCGTTCCGCTCTAGCCTTGCCTATACGTGGAGCGATATCGACAGCAGCCGCAATATCCTCTCGCCGGTTCTCGTCGACAGCCTGGCCGCCGATTACCGCGCCGGCACCACGCAGGTGTTCGGCGAACTCGGCTATGGCTTGCAGGCGGGCCGTCTCGCCTTCGAGCCCTTTGCCAATCTCGCCTATGTCAACGTGCATACCGATGGCTTCACGGAGAAGGGCGGCGCGGCAGCGCTGGCCGTCCAGAGCGGCTCGGACGATACGACCTTCACCACGCTCGGCCTGCGCCTGGCTACCGATTTCGAACTCGGAACGACCAAGGCTACGGCCCGCGGCCTTCTCGGCTGGAGGCACGCCTATGGTGACGTCACGCCAGCGGTCGCTGAAGCGTTTTCAGGCAGTGACGCCTTTTCTGTCGCAGGCGCACCGATCGCGCGCGACAGCGCCCTCGTCGAGGCCGGCGTCGACTTTGCCGTCACCCCGGCAGCAACGTTTGGCATCGCCTATCAGGGACAGATCGCCTCGACGGCTCGCGAGCACGGCGTCCGGGCCGATCTCACCGTCAAGTTCTGA